A region from the Cryptosporangium arvum DSM 44712 genome encodes:
- a CDS encoding type II toxin-antitoxin system PemK/MazF family toxin, which translates to MAQTLRKVLSKLRPKRAARRGPSPAEMAARVNGGTPAPSGRHLTYAPNLDGDADPGEIVWTWVPYEDDPIQGKDRPVLVVGRQGKKLLGLMLSSKSDRDGQRDWFALGAGEWDRENRPSWIRLDRVIEVDEDGIRREGAILPRDRFDAVAKQLRTEYNWA; encoded by the coding sequence GTGGCTCAAACCCTCCGCAAGGTGCTCAGCAAACTCCGTCCGAAGCGCGCCGCGCGCCGGGGTCCCTCGCCGGCCGAGATGGCCGCACGGGTCAACGGCGGCACGCCCGCGCCGAGCGGACGGCACCTCACCTACGCCCCGAACCTCGACGGCGACGCCGACCCGGGCGAGATCGTCTGGACCTGGGTGCCCTACGAGGACGACCCGATCCAGGGCAAGGACCGCCCGGTGCTCGTCGTCGGGCGCCAGGGCAAGAAGCTGCTCGGCCTGATGCTCTCGTCGAAGAGCGACCGGGACGGGCAGCGGGACTGGTTCGCGCTCGGCGCCGGCGAGTGGGACCGGGAGAACCGGCCCAGCTGGATCCGGTTGGACCGCGTCATCGAGGTCGACGAGGACGGCATCCGCCGCGAGGGCGCGATCCTCCCCCGCGACCGTTTCGACGCGGTCGCGAAGCAACTCCGCACCGAATACAACTGGGCCTAG
- a CDS encoding helix-turn-helix domain-containing protein yields MGQAHVVAVAVTGSLPVFELAVACEVFGLDRSDIVDPWYELRLCAAEAGPLRTAAGLGVDTPYDLDDLVAADTVLVPGIHRSTQLDPPEPLLDALRRAYGAGKRIVSFCGGGYVLAAAGLLDGRRATQHWMNALDFAHRFPRVQVDPTVLYVDDGQLLTSAGTAAAIDLSLHIVRQDHGSAVAAEVARRMVVAPPRQGSQAQHPTPLSARLGDPRRPDDLSAVLAWAQERLDQPLAVADLARQAHLSPTTFARRFRTTLGATPLQWLVEQRVRRAQELLETTDEPVERIARLAGFGTPANLRHHFQRLVEVSPQTYRHVFRYRARVHA; encoded by the coding sequence ATGGGCCAGGCGCACGTCGTCGCAGTCGCGGTGACCGGCTCGCTGCCCGTCTTCGAACTGGCGGTGGCGTGCGAGGTCTTCGGGCTCGACCGCAGCGACATCGTCGACCCCTGGTACGAGCTGCGGCTCTGCGCGGCCGAGGCCGGGCCACTGCGTACCGCGGCCGGGCTGGGCGTGGACACTCCGTACGACCTCGACGACCTGGTCGCGGCCGACACCGTGCTGGTGCCCGGCATCCACCGCAGCACCCAGCTGGACCCACCCGAACCGCTGCTCGACGCGTTGCGCCGTGCCTACGGCGCCGGCAAGCGGATCGTCTCGTTCTGCGGTGGCGGCTACGTCCTGGCGGCGGCCGGGCTGCTCGACGGGCGGCGGGCGACCCAGCACTGGATGAACGCGCTCGACTTCGCGCACCGGTTCCCGCGCGTGCAGGTGGACCCGACCGTCCTCTACGTCGACGACGGGCAACTCCTGACCAGCGCGGGCACCGCGGCGGCAATCGATCTGAGCCTGCACATCGTGCGGCAGGACCACGGATCGGCGGTGGCGGCCGAGGTGGCCCGCCGGATGGTGGTGGCGCCGCCGCGGCAGGGCAGCCAGGCACAGCACCCCACGCCGTTGTCCGCGCGGCTGGGTGACCCACGGCGGCCGGACGACCTGAGCGCGGTGCTGGCCTGGGCGCAGGAGCGGCTCGACCAGCCGCTCGCCGTGGCCGACCTGGCCCGGCAGGCGCACCTGAGCCCGACGACGTTCGCCCGCCGGTTCCGGACGACGCTCGGCGCCACGCCGCTGCAGTGGCTGGTGGAGCAGCGGGTGCGGCGCGCGCAGGAGCTGCTCGAGACGACCGACGAGCCGGTCGAGCGGATCGCCAGGCTGGCCGGGTTCGGAACGCCGGCGAACCTGCGCCACCATTTCCAGCGGCTGGTCGAGGTGTCGCCGCAGACGTACCGGCACGTGTTCCGATACCGAGCGAGGGTGCACGCGTGA
- a CDS encoding putative bifunctional diguanylate cyclase/phosphodiesterase, translating into MGRPVARSASASSDTKNGWIVALIGGAVAVGVVNLFPDDTRPIACSVVEIATLAVFAIGLRLNRPPQRVIVVLVFGAVTLVTVTKLARRADTVFDPGFSLPTPVTDWLYLISYLALALALGILPLHGRRQTKLTSVTEGGILACTVVVLAWSGVIDPALDSSRIDPVVAVTASLLPMLGLLMVTTIARRLLTLGRRSPAGILTVVALLVLLTGDTASMATRLDEGVVAGPQPSMLGWLVATVLIAAAALHPSAAVEPLPAQRNRRGVIARGYVLLILVGPAATALALVREMNHGFEVDVLDVVVPLVATTVTAILLVFRLTAFARVAEQRATALDTRTDALETALAEQVTLRKVLSHQATHDPLTGLPNRMLFNESVDEALTEGQPGSLLLFDLDGFADVNDRYGHEVGDDLLLAITERLLTTVPPPHTLARLGGDEFAVLLSRTDEAASLRHAQEILAALRGPFQVGAYQLYTAASLGLRPLDPETGTARLLSDADLALYAAKAAGRDQLVSYDPQLRTRHLAQARMVDRLRDALEHDQLSVFYQPVVDLASDRWVTVEALARWETEEWSVSPDQFIPAAEDSGLIVALGTFVLRQACRDAAVWHREHGTRLAVNVSVHQLRDAEFANTIRSALTDSGLPAQALSLEITESVLVGAGTQRAQAIAHLTELREAGVAVAIDDFGTGFSSLAYLQTLPIDTIKIDRAFVPCGEVYDSQQFALVRAIVQLARGLRLGTVVEGVETPQQARILRLLGCGLGQGYYYSKPVPAAEISASLAFA; encoded by the coding sequence GTGGGTAGACCCGTGGCCCGGAGCGCGTCGGCGAGCAGCGACACGAAGAACGGCTGGATCGTCGCGCTGATCGGCGGCGCGGTCGCCGTCGGCGTGGTCAACCTGTTCCCCGACGACACGCGGCCGATCGCGTGCAGCGTCGTGGAGATCGCGACCCTGGCCGTCTTCGCCATCGGGCTCCGGCTCAACCGGCCACCGCAGCGCGTGATCGTCGTGCTCGTGTTCGGTGCGGTCACGCTCGTCACCGTGACCAAACTGGCCCGCCGCGCCGACACGGTCTTCGACCCCGGGTTCAGCCTCCCCACCCCGGTCACCGACTGGCTGTACCTGATCTCCTACCTGGCCCTGGCGCTCGCTCTCGGCATCCTCCCGCTGCACGGCCGCCGCCAGACCAAGCTCACGAGCGTGACCGAGGGCGGCATCCTGGCCTGCACGGTCGTGGTCCTGGCCTGGTCCGGCGTCATCGATCCGGCGCTGGACTCGTCCCGGATCGACCCGGTCGTCGCGGTGACCGCGTCGCTGCTGCCGATGCTCGGCCTGCTGATGGTCACCACGATCGCGCGGCGACTCCTCACGCTCGGCCGGCGGTCACCGGCCGGGATCCTCACGGTCGTCGCCCTGCTCGTCCTGCTGACCGGCGACACCGCGTCGATGGCCACCCGCCTGGACGAAGGCGTCGTCGCCGGACCGCAGCCGTCGATGCTGGGGTGGCTCGTCGCGACCGTGCTGATCGCCGCGGCCGCGCTCCACCCCTCCGCGGCCGTCGAACCGCTCCCCGCTCAACGGAACCGCCGGGGCGTGATCGCGCGCGGTTACGTGCTGCTGATCCTGGTCGGCCCCGCGGCCACCGCGCTGGCGCTGGTCCGCGAGATGAACCACGGCTTCGAGGTCGACGTGCTCGACGTCGTGGTGCCGCTTGTCGCCACCACGGTCACCGCGATCCTGCTGGTCTTCCGGCTGACCGCGTTCGCCAGGGTCGCCGAGCAGCGCGCCACCGCGCTCGACACGCGCACCGACGCGCTCGAGACCGCGCTGGCCGAACAGGTCACGCTGCGCAAGGTGCTCAGCCACCAGGCCACCCACGACCCGCTCACCGGTCTGCCGAACCGCATGCTGTTCAACGAGTCCGTCGACGAGGCGCTCACCGAGGGACAGCCCGGCTCGCTGCTGCTCTTCGATCTGGACGGCTTCGCCGACGTCAACGACCGGTACGGGCACGAGGTGGGCGACGACCTCCTGCTCGCGATCACCGAGCGGCTGCTCACGACCGTGCCGCCGCCGCACACGCTCGCCCGGCTCGGTGGCGACGAGTTCGCGGTGCTGCTGAGCCGCACCGACGAGGCCGCGAGCCTGCGCCACGCCCAGGAGATCCTCGCGGCGCTGCGGGGTCCGTTCCAGGTCGGGGCGTACCAGCTGTACACCGCGGCCAGCCTGGGGTTGCGCCCGCTCGACCCGGAGACCGGCACCGCGCGCCTGCTCAGCGACGCCGACCTGGCCCTCTACGCGGCGAAGGCCGCCGGGCGCGATCAACTCGTCAGCTACGACCCGCAGTTGCGGACCAGGCACCTGGCGCAGGCCCGGATGGTCGACCGTCTCCGGGACGCGCTCGAGCACGACCAGCTCTCGGTCTTCTACCAGCCGGTCGTCGACCTGGCGAGCGACCGCTGGGTGACGGTCGAGGCGTTGGCACGCTGGGAGACCGAGGAGTGGTCGGTCAGCCCCGACCAGTTCATCCCCGCCGCCGAGGACAGCGGGCTGATCGTCGCGCTCGGCACCTTCGTGCTGCGTCAGGCCTGCCGGGACGCCGCCGTCTGGCACCGCGAGCACGGCACCCGGCTCGCCGTGAACGTCTCCGTGCACCAGCTGCGCGACGCCGAGTTCGCGAACACCATCCGCAGCGCGCTCACCGACAGCGGGCTGCCGGCCCAGGCGCTCTCGCTGGAGATCACCGAGAGCGTCCTGGTCGGCGCGGGCACCCAGCGCGCGCAGGCGATCGCGCACCTCACCGAGCTCCGCGAGGCGGGCGTCGCGGTGGCGATCGACGACTTCGGCACCGGCTTCTCGTCGCTGGCCTACCTCCAGACCCTGCCGATCGACACGATCAAGATCGACCGCGCGTTCGTCCCGTGCGGCGAGGTCTACGACTCCCAGCAGTTCGCGCTGGTCCGCGCGATCGTCCAGCTGGCGCGCGGGCTGCGGCTCGGCACCGTCGTCGAAGGCGTCGAGACACCCCAGCAGGCCCGGATCCTGCGGCTGCTCGGCTGCGGCCTCGGCCAGGGCTACTACTACAGCAAGCCGGTGCCGGCGGCGGAGATCAGCGCGTCGCTGGCATTCGCCTGA
- a CDS encoding TetR/AcrR family transcriptional regulator produces MPRAGLTPAVVVAEAARLADEVGLDKLTLAVVAQRLGVALPSLYKHVKGLDALRGHIAALAAGELADALSEAAVGRSGPDALLAMADAYREYALTHPGRYPATTRAPQPDDAAHARAAERALTTIYAVLSGYGLTGDDAVDATRTLRSSLHGFVSLESGGGFGMPHDVDRSFRRLISTLDTAFRSWPQA; encoded by the coding sequence ATGCCCAGAGCAGGATTGACACCGGCCGTCGTCGTCGCCGAGGCGGCCCGCCTGGCCGACGAGGTCGGGCTCGACAAGCTGACGCTCGCGGTCGTCGCCCAGCGCCTCGGCGTCGCTCTGCCGAGCCTGTACAAACACGTCAAAGGTCTGGACGCGCTGCGCGGGCACATCGCGGCCCTGGCCGCGGGCGAGTTGGCGGACGCGCTCTCCGAAGCGGCGGTCGGCCGTTCGGGCCCGGACGCGCTGCTCGCCATGGCCGACGCCTACCGCGAGTACGCGCTCACCCATCCCGGCCGTTACCCGGCCACCACCCGGGCACCCCAACCCGACGACGCCGCGCACGCGCGGGCCGCGGAACGCGCGCTCACCACGATTTACGCCGTCCTTTCCGGGTACGGCCTCACCGGCGATGACGCGGTGGACGCCACTCGGACGCTCCGCAGTTCATTGCACGGATTCGTGTCATTGGAAAGCGGAGGTGGTTTCGGAATGCCTCACGACGTCGACCGTTCATTCCGGCGCCTGATCTCGACCTTGGATACGGCATTCCGCTCGTGGCCGCAGGCATGA
- a CDS encoding DUF1330 domain-containing protein: MAAYALAHLYETSNHPDVFEYIERIQPTMDPFGGRFVVHGTMPEVIEGEWPGTLVIIEFPDLDRARAWYASPAYQEILHLRTDHIPGSAIVVDGVGPDYDAVTTAQKLRAAVS; the protein is encoded by the coding sequence ATGGCCGCATACGCGCTAGCGCACCTGTACGAGACCTCGAACCACCCCGACGTGTTCGAGTACATCGAGCGGATCCAGCCCACGATGGATCCGTTCGGCGGACGCTTCGTCGTCCACGGCACGATGCCCGAGGTGATCGAGGGCGAGTGGCCGGGGACGCTCGTGATCATCGAGTTCCCGGACCTCGACCGCGCCCGGGCCTGGTACGCCTCACCGGCGTACCAGGAGATCCTGCACCTGCGTACCGACCACATCCCGGGCAGCGCGATCGTGGTCGACGGCGTCGGCCCCGACTACGACGCGGTCACCACCGCCCAGAAACTCCGCGCCGCGGTGAGCTAG
- a CDS encoding LacI family DNA-binding transcriptional regulator yields MTRRLAEVAQKVGVSEATVSRVLNGRPGVSDATREAVLTALDVLGYERPTQLRGERGRLVGLVLPELQNPIFPAFAEVVGDALAQKGFTPVLCTRTAGGVSEAEYVDLLLEQHVSGVMFASGLFAQADAEHAHYERLAARRLPVVLVNAGIERLRFPRVSCDDGVAVEQALGHLRSLGHERIGLLLGPADHVPSQRKLAEFRTIAAELGVPTPPDFVENAMFSLEGGQAAATKLIERGVTGVICASDVLALGAVRAARRRRLSVPADLSVVGFDDSAFMNCTDPPLTTVRQPIEAMGRAAVELLANQIRGVSVAPDELLFEPELVVRASTARVAT; encoded by the coding sequence GTGACGAGGCGGCTTGCGGAAGTAGCCCAGAAGGTCGGCGTCAGCGAAGCCACGGTGAGCCGTGTCCTCAACGGACGGCCGGGGGTCTCGGACGCCACCCGGGAAGCCGTGCTCACCGCGCTCGACGTGCTGGGGTACGAGCGCCCCACCCAGTTGCGCGGGGAACGCGGGCGGCTGGTCGGCCTGGTGCTGCCGGAGTTGCAGAACCCGATCTTCCCGGCGTTCGCCGAGGTCGTCGGCGACGCGCTGGCGCAGAAGGGCTTCACGCCGGTGCTGTGCACGCGCACCGCGGGCGGCGTCAGCGAGGCGGAGTACGTCGACCTGCTGCTGGAGCAGCACGTGTCCGGCGTGATGTTCGCGAGCGGCCTGTTCGCCCAGGCCGACGCCGAGCACGCGCACTACGAGCGCCTGGCCGCCCGCCGGCTCCCGGTCGTGCTGGTCAACGCGGGGATCGAGCGGCTGCGCTTCCCGCGCGTCTCGTGCGACGACGGGGTTGCGGTCGAGCAGGCGCTCGGGCACCTCCGTTCGCTCGGGCACGAGCGGATCGGGCTCCTGCTCGGCCCGGCCGACCATGTGCCGTCGCAGCGCAAACTTGCGGAGTTCCGCACGATCGCCGCCGAGCTCGGCGTCCCCACCCCGCCGGATTTCGTCGAGAATGCGATGTTCTCGCTGGAGGGTGGACAGGCCGCGGCGACGAAGCTGATCGAGCGTGGTGTGACCGGGGTGATCTGCGCGAGCGACGTGCTGGCGCTCGGCGCGGTACGGGCCGCGCGGCGCCGTCGGCTCTCGGTGCCGGCCGACCTCTCGGTGGTGGGGTTCGACGACTCGGCGTTCATGAACTGCACCGATCCTCCTCTCACGACGGTGCGCCAGCCGATCGAAGCGATGGGGCGTGCCGCGGTGGAGCTGCTCGCCAACCAGATCCGGGGTGTCTCGGTGGCCCCGGACGAGCTCCTGTTCGAGCCGGAGCTGGTGGTGCGCGCAAGCACGGCCCGCGTGGCGACGTAA
- a CDS encoding ABC transporter substrate-binding protein yields the protein MRATRAVGAALAAGLLLAGAACTSSDDGKSADGKVRITVNCEPPKSAAIDRRSFEEDIAIFEKQNPDIDVVAHDAFPCMDPKTFDAKLAGGQMETVFYVYFTDVANVIKRKQAADVSEYVDAVKGYGDIQASVTDIFTSDGKTYGLPRTNYSMGLIYNKALFTKAGLDASKPPTTWEEVRAAAKKIAGLGNGTVGYADYSASNQGGWHFTAEMYSQGGTMVSEDGKSATVNTPQGKVVLQTLKDMRWTDDSMGSKQLLQITDVQQMMGSGKLGMYLSAPDNIPEVVKKYQGSYDDLAIAPMPGAKGTLLGGDGYMFNRKATPEQIRAGVKWVEFQNLTPGTGANNWERAAKNKAPVGLPQPNLWTGATADADNKLKAQFANVPVENYQLFQTTEVPGKLEPPQAQQIYSVMDGVMSSVLTNRNANIDRLLSDASDKIDRLLANQR from the coding sequence ATGAGAGCAACCCGTGCTGTCGGTGCGGCGCTGGCCGCTGGATTACTCCTGGCCGGCGCCGCGTGCACCAGTTCGGACGACGGCAAGTCCGCCGACGGGAAGGTTCGGATCACGGTCAACTGCGAACCCCCGAAGTCCGCGGCGATCGACCGGCGCAGCTTCGAGGAGGACATTGCGATCTTCGAGAAGCAGAACCCGGACATCGACGTCGTCGCGCACGACGCGTTCCCGTGCATGGACCCGAAGACGTTCGACGCGAAACTGGCCGGCGGTCAGATGGAGACCGTCTTCTACGTCTACTTCACCGACGTGGCGAACGTGATCAAGCGCAAGCAGGCGGCGGACGTCTCCGAGTACGTCGACGCGGTGAAGGGCTACGGCGACATCCAGGCCTCCGTGACCGACATCTTCACCAGCGACGGCAAGACCTACGGACTGCCCCGCACGAACTACTCGATGGGCCTGATCTACAACAAGGCTCTGTTCACCAAGGCCGGTCTCGACGCGTCGAAGCCTCCGACGACGTGGGAAGAGGTCCGGGCGGCCGCGAAGAAGATCGCCGGGCTCGGCAACGGCACCGTCGGGTACGCCGACTACAGCGCGAGCAACCAGGGCGGCTGGCACTTCACCGCCGAGATGTACTCGCAGGGCGGCACGATGGTGTCCGAGGACGGTAAGAGCGCGACGGTGAACACGCCCCAGGGCAAGGTCGTGCTCCAGACCCTCAAGGACATGCGCTGGACCGACGACAGCATGGGCTCGAAGCAGCTCCTGCAGATCACCGACGTCCAGCAGATGATGGGCTCCGGCAAGCTGGGCATGTACCTCTCGGCGCCCGACAACATCCCCGAGGTCGTCAAGAAGTACCAGGGCTCCTACGACGACCTGGCGATCGCTCCGATGCCCGGCGCCAAGGGAACGCTCCTCGGCGGCGACGGCTACATGTTCAACCGCAAAGCGACGCCGGAGCAGATCCGGGCCGGCGTGAAGTGGGTCGAGTTCCAGAACCTCACCCCGGGCACCGGGGCGAACAACTGGGAGCGCGCGGCGAAGAACAAGGCACCGGTCGGGTTGCCGCAGCCCAACCTCTGGACCGGCGCCACCGCGGACGCGGACAACAAGCTCAAGGCCCAGTTCGCGAACGTACCGGTGGAGAACTACCAGCTGTTCCAGACGACCGAGGTGCCCGGGAAACTCGAGCCGCCGCAGGCGCAGCAGATCTACTCGGTCATGGACGGGGTGATGTCGTCGGTGCTCACGAACCGCAACGCGAACATCGACCGGTTGCTCTCCGACGCGTCGGACAAGATCGATCGCCTGCTGGCGAACCAGCGCTGA
- a CDS encoding ZIP family zinc transporter: protein MPTWLEAGLWGLLGGAALVIGAAVAWWIPVRRSIVAAIMAFGAGVLISALAFDLVAEAADNAGVGPTTIGFLGGAVVYVLANVALDRRGARHRKRAGDEQPSERQQGGSGMAIAVGALLDGIPESVVLGVSLLGGAQVSTAVIAAVFISNIPEGLSSAAGMKAAGRSARYVFGVWGGIAIASGVAALVGYAVLGGASATVLAVITAVAAGAMLTMIADTMIPEAFARTQILTGLVTSLGFLTAFAIHRA, encoded by the coding sequence ATTCCCACCTGGCTCGAGGCCGGACTCTGGGGCCTGCTCGGCGGAGCCGCACTCGTGATCGGGGCCGCGGTCGCCTGGTGGATCCCGGTGCGGCGTTCGATCGTCGCCGCGATCATGGCGTTCGGTGCCGGCGTCCTGATCTCCGCGCTCGCGTTCGACCTGGTCGCCGAGGCGGCCGACAACGCCGGCGTCGGCCCGACCACGATCGGGTTCCTCGGTGGCGCGGTCGTCTACGTCCTGGCCAACGTCGCGCTCGACCGCCGGGGCGCACGGCACCGGAAACGCGCCGGGGACGAGCAGCCCTCCGAGCGGCAGCAGGGCGGCAGTGGGATGGCGATCGCGGTCGGAGCCCTGCTGGACGGCATCCCCGAGTCGGTCGTGCTCGGCGTCAGCCTGCTCGGCGGAGCCCAGGTCAGCACGGCCGTCATCGCCGCGGTGTTCATCTCGAACATCCCCGAGGGCCTGTCGAGCGCGGCCGGGATGAAGGCCGCGGGCCGCTCGGCCCGGTACGTGTTCGGCGTCTGGGGTGGCATCGCGATCGCCAGTGGCGTCGCCGCGCTCGTCGGGTACGCGGTCCTCGGTGGCGCCTCGGCGACGGTGCTCGCCGTGATCACCGCGGTCGCGGCCGGCGCCATGCTGACGATGATCGCCGACACGATGATTCCGGAGGCGTTCGCCCGCACGCAGATCCTGACCGGATTGGTGACCTCGCTGGGATTTCTCACCGCATTCGCGATCCATCGAGCCTGA
- a CDS encoding APC family permease, giving the protein MNSINGTAMYVGAVLGTGVIALPALAAEVSGPASLLAWVLLVVASAPLAATFAALGARYPDAGGVSTYARLAFGPSAASVVGWCFFFAVPPGAAAAALFAGAYVESATGGGRALTAIALIVGAGVTNAYGVRLSGRVQFGLSLLLVAFLLVAVVLSGPHFRTGNLTPFAPHGWGAIAPTVALLVWSFVGWEAITHLTAEFRRPERDLPRATAAAVVVVGVLYLAVAFAVIGVLGSAAGESAAPLGELLAAALGGDARLLAALAALLLTFGTINTYFAGAAKLGAALGRDGALPAWLGRGSSAGEVPRRSLGVLVVAVLAALIGVLAAGIGPGPLVLATTGLFVTVYAVGVAAAVKLLRGRPVAVAALGIVLVLTVLTGKYLLWAAVVAAGALLYLRVRRMPATR; this is encoded by the coding sequence ATGAACTCCATCAACGGCACGGCGATGTACGTCGGCGCCGTGCTCGGCACCGGCGTCATCGCGCTGCCCGCGCTCGCGGCCGAGGTGTCCGGTCCCGCGTCGCTGCTGGCCTGGGTGCTGCTCGTCGTCGCGTCGGCGCCGCTGGCGGCCACGTTCGCCGCGCTCGGCGCCCGCTACCCCGACGCCGGCGGGGTCTCGACGTACGCCCGGCTGGCGTTCGGCCCGTCGGCCGCGTCGGTGGTCGGGTGGTGCTTCTTCTTCGCGGTTCCGCCGGGCGCCGCGGCGGCCGCGCTCTTCGCCGGGGCGTACGTCGAGTCCGCTACCGGCGGCGGCCGGGCCCTCACCGCGATCGCGCTGATCGTCGGGGCCGGCGTCACGAACGCGTACGGCGTCCGCCTGTCCGGGCGGGTCCAGTTCGGACTCTCCCTGCTCCTGGTGGCGTTCCTGCTCGTGGCCGTGGTGCTGTCGGGGCCGCATTTCCGCACTGGGAACCTGACCCCGTTCGCGCCGCACGGCTGGGGTGCGATCGCCCCGACCGTGGCGCTGCTGGTGTGGAGCTTCGTCGGCTGGGAGGCGATCACGCACCTCACCGCCGAGTTCCGCCGACCCGAACGCGACCTGCCCCGCGCCACCGCGGCCGCGGTCGTCGTCGTCGGGGTGCTGTATCTGGCGGTGGCTTTCGCGGTGATCGGGGTGCTCGGGTCCGCGGCGGGGGAGTCCGCAGCGCCGCTCGGTGAGCTGCTCGCCGCGGCCCTCGGGGGCGACGCCCGGCTGCTCGCCGCGCTGGCGGCGCTGCTGCTGACGTTCGGCACGATAAACACGTACTTCGCCGGCGCGGCCAAGCTCGGCGCGGCGCTCGGCCGGGACGGCGCGCTACCGGCCTGGCTCGGACGGGGGAGCAGCGCGGGTGAGGTACCTCGACGCAGCCTCGGGGTGCTCGTCGTCGCGGTGCTGGCGGCGCTGATCGGCGTGCTCGCCGCCGGGATCGGGCCGGGTCCGCTGGTGCTGGCGACCACCGGGCTGTTCGTGACCGTCTACGCGGTCGGGGTCGCGGCGGCGGTGAAGCTGCTGCGGGGACGCCCGGTCGCGGTCGCGGCGCTCGGCATCGTGCTGGTGCTCACGGTGCTGACCGGCAAGTACCTGCTGTGGGCCGCGGTCGTGGCGGCCGGCGCGCTGCTCTACCTCCGGGTCAGGCGAATGCCAGCGACGCGCTGA
- a CDS encoding class I SAM-dependent methyltransferase, translating to MSWSQTQEQRWSAVLRTLAELVPPGAAVVVEGSDELAARLTAAGVPVGTRGDVRISTNGRRDAADVVVDLRDPGWPVIRHVDTRLANADRWHLTESRAFFAAKAAGWDRRFGDDRPAYSAAVGDAGFRPGGVVVDVGCGTGRALPALRSAVGPAGVVLGLDLTPEMLAEARGHGVAEHAPLVLADACRLPFGSASVDGVFAAGLLMHLPDPDAGLREFARVTRSGGRLAFFHPTGRAALAARHGRELRPDEALSAGPLRESTTRSGWELTRYDDAEERFFALAVRR from the coding sequence GTGAGCTGGTCGCAGACCCAGGAGCAGCGCTGGAGCGCGGTGCTGCGCACGCTGGCGGAGTTGGTCCCGCCGGGGGCCGCCGTGGTCGTCGAGGGCTCCGACGAACTGGCCGCCCGCCTGACCGCGGCCGGCGTGCCCGTCGGCACCCGCGGCGACGTGCGCATCAGCACGAACGGGCGGCGTGACGCCGCCGACGTCGTCGTGGATCTGCGTGATCCGGGCTGGCCGGTGATCCGGCACGTGGACACGCGGCTGGCGAACGCCGACCGCTGGCACCTGACCGAGTCACGCGCGTTCTTCGCCGCGAAGGCCGCCGGCTGGGACCGCCGGTTCGGCGACGACCGGCCGGCCTACTCCGCCGCCGTCGGCGACGCGGGCTTCCGGCCCGGCGGGGTCGTCGTCGACGTCGGGTGCGGTACCGGGCGCGCGCTGCCGGCGCTGCGCTCCGCGGTCGGGCCCGCCGGCGTGGTCCTCGGGCTCGACCTGACCCCCGAGATGCTGGCCGAGGCCCGGGGCCACGGCGTCGCCGAGCACGCTCCGCTCGTGCTGGCGGACGCGTGCCGCCTCCCGTTCGGCTCCGCGTCCGTCGACGGCGTCTTCGCCGCCGGGCTCCTCATGCACCTGCCCGATCCGGACGCCGGGCTGCGCGAGTTCGCCCGGGTCACGCGGAGCGGAGGGCGGCTGGCGTTCTTCCACCCGACCGGCCGGGCCGCGTTGGCCGCGAGGCACGGTCGCGAGCTACGTCCCGACGAGGCACTGTCCGCGGGCCCGCTCCGCGAATCCACCACGCGCTCCGGCTGGGAACTCACCCGGTACGACGACGCGGAGGAGCGCTTCTTCGCCCTCGCGGTCCGCCGCTGA